The genome window GTTTGACCTCGGCACCGGTGAACTTTCGTTTTTCTCGCGCAATCGAAACGGCAACGTCACGTTTGGCGCATTGATGGGCGGCCCCTCCACAACCATCCGCCAGGGTGCCAGCAGCTCCGGGACGAGCACGTATTCCATTGGAGGCAAGAACATCGCAACCACATTCGAAGGCAGGATCATCGACAGCGGAACGACGGGGTCAGGATTGGTCGCCATTAATAAAGTCGGGACGAACAAGCTGACGCTGACGGGCGAAAACACGAACGCTGGGCCCACGACAGTCACCAGCGGCACGTTGCAGATTGGCAATGGCGGCACCACTGGAACACTTGGAACAGGCGCGATCACGATCAACAACGGAGCTTCCCTTGTTTTCGATCGGTCCGATAACCTGCTGATCGCCAACGGCATCGCGGGAGGCGGCACCTTGATCAAGACCAATTCGAACACGCTTTCCTACCAGGGCCTGAACACTTCCGCTGGCATTACGTTCCTTGTGGGTTCGGGAACGCTTTCGATGGAAGAAGGCGCGCAGGTGATTGGAAAGATCCTGCTCAACGCTGGCACAACGCTGGCGGTAGCGAACGCTCCTTCGTTTGTCATGAATGGCACGCTCGCCGGCAACGGCACGGTGACAGGCGCGCTCAACGCTGGCACGGGCGGAGTCATCAGCCCGGGCGACGCCAACGTGGCCGGTTCGCTGACCTTTGCCAATGGGCTGACCTTGCAGGAAGGCATCACTTACGCCGCTGACCTGTCGAGCACCCCTGCCGTGGCTTCTTCCAGCGACCGCATCAACGTCACCGGCGACCTCAACATTACCGGCAATGTGACGATTTCGATCAACGCCCTGACAACCCTCGCCGATGGGCCGTATACGTTGATTACTTACAGTGGCGCGTTGAACGGCAGCCTTGCAAACCTGAACGTTTCGGGTGCGCTGGGCACACTCTCAAACCCCGCTGGCGCAATCGTGTTCACGCGCACGCCCACGCGTCCGCCGACAGACGTCACCTGGGTGGGCGATGGCGGAGCGAATCAGTGGGACAACCTGATCAGCAGCAACTGGATCAGCGGAGTAAACTCGATGGCCTTTGTGCCTGGCGACCGCGCCTTGTTCAACAACGTTGGCGCGCTCAACCCCACCGTAAATATTTCCCAGGATGTCGCGCCTCAATCGGTCGTGGTGAATTCGACAACGGATTATACTTTTACGGGCACGGGTCGCATTGTGGGTGACGCAACGCTTACCAAGTCCAATTCAGCAACGCTGACGATCGTCACACCCAACAATGCTTACACTGGCCCAACGCTCGTGTCCGGTGGAACGCTTGCGATCACGACCGTCGCGATCGCAGGGTCGGACAGCTCAATCGGGCGTGCAGGAAGCTCACCCACGAACCTCGTTCTGATCAATTCAACGCTGCGGTACGACGGCAGCAGTGCGAGCACGGATCGCGGCGCCACCCTGGATGGAACGAACGTGACCATCCACGTGTTGAACGAATCGGATAACCTGACGATCGGCGGGACTGTCCCGGGAACGGCCCAGCTCACCAAGACTGGACCGGGAACGCTCACATTGGGAGCAGCGAACAGCTACGCGGGAGGCACTGTAATCAGCAATGGCGTTCTGGCGCTCGGCAGCAATGATGCGAACAGCTCCGGGAGCCTGAGCGGACTCGGGCCGACAAATGCCCCTGTGACCTTCTACGGCGGCACGCTGGAACTCTTTGGCTACAACGGGAGCGTCGGCAACAACTACAATACCGTCCGCAATCCGCTGATCGTTCCCGCAGGGCAGACAGGGACGCTCCGGATGTTCGCGCGCGGCCCCTCCAACAGCGGAGGCAACTCCGGCCTGCAAAGCACATTGACGGGAAGTGGCACGCTGAACCTCGTGGTCAATTATGTGCGCGACAATCTCAGCGGCGATTGGTCCGCGTTCAGCGGCGTCATCAACGTGACGTCGAAAGCCGGAACGGGCGATGAAATGCGAATCAACAACAACTTCGGCCTGCCGAACGCCTCGGTCATCCTCAACGATGGCGTCACGCTGAATCGCGCAGACACCGCCAACACGATCAATGATATCGGCGAACTCTCCGGCACTGCCCTGGCCCGGCTCGCCCTTGGAAATGCCGGCGGCGCGAACACGACATGGCGCATCGGCGGCAAAAACACGACGGCCACATTCGCCGGGACGATCGAAGAAACCACGTCCATCATCAAGGTGGGAACTGGAACATGGATCCTGACCGGACAGAACAGCCATACGGGTTCCACCACTGTCAGCAATGGTGTTCTCCAGCTCGGTGACGGCGTCACGGATGGCGCGATCAGCGCAAGCTCGCTCATTACGATTGTCGCTGGAGCCACGCTGGATGTATCCAAGCTTTCGAGCCCGATCTTGAATCTCAATTTCGGCCAGACCCTTGCGGGGAACGGAACCTTGCTCGGCGGGCTGGATACGCAGGCGGGCGGCACGGTGAGCCCTGGCCTTCCCACGGGCAACCTGACGGTGAACAACAACGTCATCCTGGGCGGCACTGCGATCTTGGGCGTCAGCCGGGGCAGCACCCCCAGCAGCGGACGGCTTGTGGCCCCTTCAATTCAATTGGGTGGTACGCTGGTCGTCACGAACGTGGGTGGAGCGTTGCAGGCTGGCGATACCTTTGATCTGTTCGATGGCACGCTCTCAGGTTCATTCAGCAGCTTTGTTCTGCCGAACTACTACACCTGGAACACTGACAATGTCGCGGTGAACGGCACCATCAGCGTGGTTTCCGTTCTGCCACGGCCGTCCGTTACGGCAGTCGACTACAGCCAGCTGGCCAATGGGTTCATTGGGTTCAGCGGCAGCAACGGTGCTCCCAACGGCAGCTACATCGTACGCCGCACCACGGATCTCGGAATCCCGATCAGCGCATGGACGGCGGTTGAAACGAACTTCTTCGACGGTGCCGGCATGATCAATCCGCCGCTCAATATTCCAGTGACGCCTGGAGCCCAGCAGGAGTTCTTCCTCATCCAGGGCTTGTAAGAGCAATGGAATGAATTCAACGGCGTGTGAGGCAATCCCCACACGCCGTTTTTTTTGCGACGATTAACAAGACACTCCGAAGGAAACCGCGCGTATGATGCAGAACAGTTCAGCCAGCCGCCGGATCAGCAACACCCTGGCCGTGATCGCGACACTCCTGGCGTGCGGCTCTGCGCCGGCGCAGCTTCCGGCGTTTCCTGGAGCCGAGGGTTTTGGCGGCTTTTCAAAAGGCGGCCGTGGTGGCGAGGTTTATTACGTCACGCACCTGAATGATTCCGGTCCGGGATCTTTCCGCGACGGCGTCAGCAAGCCCGATCGAACGATCGTCTTTGACGCCGGAGGTGTGATCACGATTTCGAGCCGGATCATCGTGGCGCCGCGTATCACGATCGCCGGACAGACGGCTCCCGGCGGGGTCACGGTCTACGGGAATGGCGTGTCGTTCACGGACTCCGACGAAACAATCGTGCGGCACATTCGTTTTCGCATGGGTGTGAAGGGAGACTCGGGCAAGGACTGCGTTACGCTCGCCCGCGGCCGGAATATGATCTTCGACCACGTTTCAATTGCCTGGGGTCGTGATGAAAATTTTTCGATCAACGGAGTCGCTACAAACATCACCATCCAGGACAGCATTGTTGCGCAGGGCCTGCAGCACCACTCGGCTGGCGGGCTCATCCAGACGAGCGGCGGCGTCAGCATTCTCCGAACGCTTTACGCAGATAACCACACGCGCAATCCGAAGGTGAAGGGTGTGAACCAGTACGTGAACAACGTGGTGTACAACTGGGGCCGCGGCGGATGTTACATCCTTGGCGATTCCGACGGCCCATCATTTGCCAACGTGATGCACAACTATTTCATTGCAGGCCCCAACACAGGCGCGGCTCCGTTTACGCGCGGCAATGAGAACTTC of Verrucomicrobiia bacterium contains these proteins:
- a CDS encoding autotransporter-associated beta strand repeat-containing protein; the protein is MYLNPAKVLALLASTSLLAPIGVRAADVIKANNSDDLNLPSSWVGGVPPQSTQVAVWNSVVTTVTFPSLGADASWAGIRIENPGDAATINAGNTLTLGASGIEMGTATADLTLNNALVLGAPQIWNVGPGRTLTIGGAVSGANSITKNGAGTLVLGVANSYTGGTVLNAGVLQLDAAAAAGAGGGITNNGATLRIGANAINVLNPQHVTGTVVVDVNSQAGGALLTGAWSGDGTVQVMNMHAGATLTLGGNGNAGGSMTAFTGTISMGTNAGTLRFNNGGGNNNTGNANATFDLGTGELSFFSRNRNGNVTFGALMGGPSTTIRQGASSSGTSTYSIGGKNIATTFEGRIIDSGTTGSGLVAINKVGTNKLTLTGENTNAGPTTVTSGTLQIGNGGTTGTLGTGAITINNGASLVFDRSDNLLIANGIAGGGTLIKTNSNTLSYQGLNTSAGITFLVGSGTLSMEEGAQVIGKILLNAGTTLAVANAPSFVMNGTLAGNGTVTGALNAGTGGVISPGDANVAGSLTFANGLTLQEGITYAADLSSTPAVASSSDRINVTGDLNITGNVTISINALTTLADGPYTLITYSGALNGSLANLNVSGALGTLSNPAGAIVFTRTPTRPPTDVTWVGDGGANQWDNLISSNWISGVNSMAFVPGDRALFNNVGALNPTVNISQDVAPQSVVVNSTTDYTFTGTGRIVGDATLTKSNSATLTIVTPNNAYTGPTLVSGGTLAITTVAIAGSDSSIGRAGSSPTNLVLINSTLRYDGSSASTDRGATLDGTNVTIHVLNESDNLTIGGTVPGTAQLTKTGPGTLTLGAANSYAGGTVISNGVLALGSNDANSSGSLSGLGPTNAPVTFYGGTLELFGYNGSVGNNYNTVRNPLIVPAGQTGTLRMFARGPSNSGGNSGLQSTLTGSGTLNLVVNYVRDNLSGDWSAFSGVINVTSKAGTGDEMRINNNFGLPNASVILNDGVTLNRADTANTINDIGELSGTALARLALGNAGGANTTWRIGGKNTTATFAGTIEETTSIIKVGTGTWILTGQNSHTGSTTVSNGVLQLGDGVTDGAISASSLITIVAGATLDVSKLSSPILNLNFGQTLAGNGTLLGGLDTQAGGTVSPGLPTGNLTVNNNVILGGTAILGVSRGSTPSSGRLVAPSIQLGGTLVVTNVGGALQAGDTFDLFDGTLSGSFSSFVLPNYYTWNTDNVAVNGTISVVSVLPRPSVTAVDYSQLANGFIGFSGSNGAPNGSYIVRRTTDLGIPISAWTAVETNFFDGAGMINPPLNIPVTPGAQQEFFLIQGL
- a CDS encoding pectate lyase codes for the protein MMQNSSASRRISNTLAVIATLLACGSAPAQLPAFPGAEGFGGFSKGGRGGEVYYVTHLNDSGPGSFRDGVSKPDRTIVFDAGGVITISSRIIVAPRITIAGQTAPGGVTVYGNGVSFTDSDETIVRHIRFRMGVKGDSGKDCVTLARGRNMIFDHVSIAWGRDENFSINGVATNITIQDSIVAQGLQHHSAGGLIQTSGGVSILRTLYADNHTRNPKVKGVNQYVNNVVYNWGRGGCYILGDSDGPSFANVMHNYFIAGPNTGAAPFTRGNENFRIFAEGNFFDGNRDGSLNGQVIPRADYGVVSWREQPFDYPQMRVLNAQQALRTVLGRAGAWPRDAVDAALIQEVRSFGTAGQIITNEMAYAPVMPARVTSETVVDTDRDGMPDDWEKRAGLNPNDAADRNQRASSGYTRLEEYLNGKADALLADASGSDDTAAAVRSPAGAAAVQN